In the Acidimicrobiia bacterium genome, one interval contains:
- a CDS encoding AAA family ATPase — protein sequence MSKTVIFKDPTGEGSPIELATFTVPKSIPDYEHRIKKVPDPDPHYVDLGMLYRFAQVEKVRRESSDSFVPLHVAVRGHMGTGKDHDIEQFAALIELPYYRIPLTGEVRDITLIGSTKLHGDGKGGTESRWEDGDITRALRGPALVNLSELNAAGAETLFALHGLLDRYQAIDLPNGENVELRDDVRLFGTMNPTDLRDYAGTQTLNKAFADRWVIWHKRFPNAEQLRTMITMRYPTLADPFVEAIARLASEINESFEQTDAGTRVETPMSLRGTLDRLPTGLQMFSDSDDPLRRAWEEFVLPHVDEYDQDHYETVWNAVVRKGPSEKPYTGRA from the coding sequence ATGTCTAAAACGGTCATATTCAAAGATCCCACCGGAGAGGGCTCACCAATCGAGCTCGCCACCTTCACGGTGCCGAAGTCAATCCCCGATTACGAGCACCGTATCAAGAAGGTCCCGGATCCTGACCCACATTATGTGGACCTCGGCATGCTCTACCGGTTTGCGCAGGTCGAGAAGGTCCGTCGGGAAAGTTCCGACTCCTTCGTCCCGCTCCATGTCGCAGTACGTGGCCATATGGGTACGGGTAAAGATCACGACATCGAGCAGTTCGCAGCCCTGATCGAGCTTCCGTACTACCGCATTCCACTCACCGGCGAAGTTCGTGACATAACGCTGATCGGCTCGACGAAACTTCACGGTGATGGAAAAGGCGGAACGGAATCCCGCTGGGAGGACGGGGACATCACCCGGGCGCTGCGCGGACCTGCTCTCGTCAACCTCTCCGAGCTCAACGCCGCCGGAGCCGAGACGCTCTTTGCGCTGCACGGCCTCCTCGATCGTTATCAGGCGATCGACCTACCGAACGGTGAAAATGTCGAGCTACGCGACGACGTCCGCCTTTTCGGAACGATGAACCCGACCGACCTGCGGGACTACGCCGGTACCCAGACGCTCAACAAGGCGTTCGCCGACCGATGGGTTATCTGGCATAAGCGGTTCCCGAACGCCGAGCAGCTTCGGACGATGATCACCATGCGCTATCCGACCCTGGCCGATCCGTTCGTCGAAGCAATCGCCCGCCTCGCCAGCGAAATCAACGAGTCATTCGAACAGACCGACGCCGGAACCAGGGTTGAGACCCCGATGAGTTTGCGAGGCACCCTCGACCGGCTCCCGACCGGCCTACAAATGTTTTCGGACTCGGACGACCCGCTGCGACGCGCCTGGGAAGAGTTCGTCCTACCCCATGTTGATGAATACGACCAGGATCACTACGAGACCGTATGGAATGCCGTGGTGCGCAAGGGCCCATCGGAAAAACCGTATACCGGGCGAGCGTAG
- a CDS encoding insulinase family protein, with amino-acid sequence MYYDLTTLPNGLRVITETMPGIRSVAVGAWVDTGTRDELPNEAGASHFLEHLLFKGSERVSAIELSRSFDRMGAESNAFTSKEYTCFWARLLDDDLDDGMELLGEMLQQPAFRADEIDSERHVVIEEINMSEDDAQDAVFERFTEAAFAGHVLDMPILGSRESILGMTRDDIVGYWKRRYGAGSTVFAIAGAVEHEQAVELVSRHFGEWSGAAVPHEFAEHKWDSALKIEVKDTEQANLVMGGKGLERGDDRRFAFDVLHHILGGGMSSRLFQTIREERGLAYSVYSFALPFADAGAWGVYVGTTPDQTETVMDLVNVELEKMMAVGITAEELDRAKSNMRGAMALGFEDANSRMVRLGKRELTGQEHISISEHIARVEAVTGQDVLDVAQSVLGGPRVIGAVGPFEESNLRKYLT; translated from the coding sequence ATGTATTACGACCTTACGACGCTCCCGAATGGTCTGCGCGTCATCACCGAGACCATGCCCGGCATTCGATCCGTTGCCGTAGGTGCCTGGGTTGACACGGGCACGCGGGACGAGTTGCCCAACGAAGCCGGTGCTTCTCACTTTCTCGAACACCTCCTGTTCAAAGGATCCGAACGGGTCTCTGCGATCGAACTTTCCCGCTCCTTTGATCGAATGGGTGCCGAGTCAAATGCGTTTACGTCCAAGGAGTACACGTGTTTTTGGGCGCGACTCCTTGATGATGACCTTGATGACGGCATGGAGCTATTGGGGGAGATGCTTCAACAGCCGGCCTTCCGAGCCGATGAGATCGACTCTGAACGCCATGTCGTGATCGAAGAGATCAACATGTCAGAAGACGACGCTCAAGATGCGGTCTTTGAGCGTTTCACCGAGGCAGCTTTTGCCGGGCACGTTTTGGATATGCCGATCCTCGGGAGTCGCGAGTCGATTCTCGGCATGACTCGTGATGACATTGTCGGCTATTGGAAACGCCGGTATGGAGCCGGCTCGACGGTATTCGCCATCGCCGGTGCGGTGGAGCACGAACAGGCCGTTGAGCTCGTCAGTCGACATTTTGGCGAATGGAGCGGGGCGGCGGTTCCGCACGAGTTCGCCGAGCACAAATGGGATTCGGCCCTAAAAATCGAGGTCAAAGATACCGAACAGGCCAATCTGGTCATGGGCGGTAAGGGATTGGAGCGCGGAGACGACCGCCGGTTTGCCTTTGACGTCCTGCACCACATTCTCGGTGGTGGGATGTCGTCACGGCTATTCCAGACGATTCGCGAGGAACGGGGCCTGGCCTATTCGGTGTACAGCTTTGCCCTGCCGTTTGCGGATGCGGGCGCCTGGGGCGTGTATGTCGGAACGACCCCGGACCAAACCGAGACGGTTATGGACCTTGTCAACGTCGAACTGGAGAAGATGATGGCTGTAGGAATTACCGCCGAGGAACTCGACCGGGCCAAGTCGAACATGCGGGGAGCGATGGCTCTCGGGTTCGAAGACGCCAATTCCCGGATGGTGCGGCTCGGTAAGCGGGAATTGACCGGCCAGGAACACATCTCGATCTCCGAGCATATTGCCCGGGTCGAAGCGGTCACCGGTCAGGACGTGCTCGATGTTGCGCAGTCGGTTCTTGGTGGCCCCCGGGTTATCGGGGCAGTAGGCCCGTTCGAAGAATCCAATCTTAGGAAATATCTGACATGA
- a CDS encoding 4-hydroxy-tetrahydrodipicolinate reductase codes for MRVAVSGAHGRMGQLACSVIEAAPDLLLGPLYAPGHGGEKLFDQALIEDPARVADADVVVEFSTPGSVMGNLALWHDMGVHAVVGTSGFDEERVEEVVGMWIDATSRCLIVPNFAIGAILMMRFSEMAAPYFPVAEIIELHHDHKVDAPSGTALSTAARIGAAQPDQRRAGVSQTASGALGVDVDGVRIHSVRLPGLVANQEVIFGGAGQTLTIRHDTTDRSAFGQGIELAIRRVGGLSDPVTLGLDALL; via the coding sequence ATGCGGGTGGCGGTATCTGGTGCTCACGGGCGGATGGGGCAGCTCGCCTGCTCGGTCATCGAGGCCGCCCCCGATCTTCTACTTGGCCCGTTGTATGCTCCCGGCCACGGAGGAGAGAAGCTATTTGATCAAGCTCTGATCGAAGATCCGGCTCGCGTCGCCGACGCCGATGTTGTTGTCGAATTTTCGACCCCCGGTTCGGTGATGGGCAACCTGGCCCTGTGGCACGACATGGGCGTTCACGCGGTGGTAGGCACCTCCGGGTTTGATGAGGAGCGGGTTGAAGAGGTAGTCGGGATGTGGATTGACGCAACCTCCCGCTGTCTTATCGTTCCGAATTTCGCCATCGGAGCCATCCTCATGATGCGGTTCTCCGAAATGGCGGCTCCCTACTTTCCCGTTGCGGAGATCATTGAACTGCATCACGATCACAAGGTGGATGCGCCGTCTGGTACGGCTCTCAGTACCGCCGCTCGGATTGGCGCTGCTCAGCCCGACCAGCGGCGGGCGGGAGTCTCCCAGACAGCCAGTGGTGCCCTCGGCGTCGATGTGGATGGCGTACGAATCCATTCCGTACGGCTTCCCGGCCTCGTGGCCAACCAGGAAGTTATCTTTGGGGGAGCCGGGCAAACGTTGACGATTCGCCATGATACGACTGACCGGTCAGCCTTCGGCCAGGGTATCGAGTTGGCGATTCGCCGGGTCGGCGGTCTTTCCGATCCCGTCACCTTGGGCCTCGACGCGCTTCTATGA